From the Danaus plexippus chromosome 5, MEX_DaPlex, whole genome shotgun sequence genome, one window contains:
- the LOC133320789 gene encoding uncharacterized protein LOC133320789 produces the protein MTGTAAIYAKINTACPSIKERGNYFVAVDWEEYMVFSLYFSPNKTFVEFETFMNEIQVAVRRVAPRPVIMGGDFNAKNTAWGSLTSDPRGRLVEDWATELGLVLLYRGSAFTCIRPQGESIVDLSFASYTVSGSIPDLRVEEEVETLSDHFDAIRRICDACMPQVVGKYEKKQVYWWTTKIAVLRKECITARRESQQQRRRRPRNEDLENQLREIYCKAKKALKSAICRAKESAWMELTTGLDLDRWGHPYRPARGKVAQSQPIYNPCQRIV, from the exons ATGACAGGCACTGCTGCCATATATGCCAAAATTAACACTGCTTGCCCCTCAATAAAAGAGAGAGGAAACTATTTCGTCGCGGTTGATTGGGAAGAATACATGGTATTTTCTCTGTATTTTTCTCCCAACAAAACTTTCGTCGAGTTTGAAACATTTATGAATGAGATACAAGTAGCTGTTAGACGAGTTGCACCCCGCCCAGTGATAATGGGTGGCGATTTTAATGCCAAAAATACGGCCTGGGGCTCACTAACCTCCGACCCTCGAGGTAGGCTGGTGGAGGATTGGGCCACAGAGTTGGGATTGGTTCTTCTCTACCGTGGATCTGCATTTACGTGCATACGTCCACAGGGGGAGTCAATCGTGGATCTCTCCTTTGCAAGTTACACTGTTTCTGGATCTATTCCCGACTTGCGGGTTGAAGAGGAGGTAGAGACTTTATCCGATCATTT TGATGCGATAAGAAGGATCTGCGATGCCTGTATGCCTCAAGTCGTCGGCAAGTACGAAAAAAAGCAGGTGTATTGGTGGACAACCAAAATCGCAGTTCTTCGCAAAGAATGCATAACTGCTCGTCGAGAATCTCAGCAACAGAGACGAAGACGCCCTAGAAATGAAGATTTAGAAAACCAGCTGCGGGAGATATATTGCAAAGCGAAGAAAGCCCTGAAATCTGCTATATGCCGAGCCAAAGAATCTGCCTGGATGGAACTCACTACGGGGCTGGATCTTGACCGATGGGGTCACCCATACCGGCCAGCGAGGGGCAAAGTAGCACAAAGCCAGCCAATTTATAATCCATGCCAACGGATCGTCTAA